In a genomic window of candidate division WOR-3 bacterium:
- a CDS encoding radical SAM protein, with protein MICNACPFECNIDRSVHPGRCRATDEIEIAQAQLHFWEEPPVSGTRGSGTIFFSHCNLRCRFCQNYDISQLGFGRKVQPERLVEIMLQLENQGAHNINLVTPTHYTLQLIPVLEAARQRLRIPILWNSNAYEKVETLRQLGGLVSIYLPDLKYFSDELAQQFSSAPNYFKYASAAIMEMKRQVGENRYDEEGIIKQGLIVRHLVLPGQIEDSKKILRWLRDNLGPQTQISLMAQYYPTYQAETLPDMNRRLRPSEYQEIRDYFLDLGFEEGFLQELSSASSDYTPDFEGRGIDN; from the coding sequence ATGATCTGCAACGCCTGTCCGTTTGAATGTAATATTGACCGCTCGGTCCATCCGGGCCGGTGCCGGGCAACCGATGAAATTGAAATTGCTCAGGCACAGCTCCATTTCTGGGAGGAACCTCCGGTATCCGGCACCAGAGGATCAGGAACGATCTTCTTTTCCCACTGCAATCTCCGCTGCCGTTTCTGTCAGAACTACGATATCTCCCAGCTGGGATTCGGCAGAAAGGTGCAACCGGAGCGTTTAGTCGAAATCATGCTCCAGCTTGAAAATCAGGGTGCCCACAACATCAACCTCGTAACCCCGACCCACTATACCCTGCAGCTGATCCCGGTACTCGAGGCGGCGAGACAGCGGTTACGGATTCCCATCCTCTGGAACTCCAACGCCTATGAAAAGGTGGAAACCCTGCGGCAACTGGGAGGTCTGGTCTCGATCTATCTTCCTGATCTGAAGTATTTTTCCGACGAACTGGCACAGCAGTTCTCCTCCGCACCGAACTATTTTAAATACGCCTCCGCAGCAATCATGGAAATGAAACGGCAGGTTGGAGAAAACCGCTACGACGAGGAGGGAATTATTAAACAGGGGCTGATTGTCCGCCATCTCGTCCTGCCGGGACAGATTGAAGACTCCAAGAAAATCCTCCGCTGGCTCCGGGACAATCTCGGACCCCAGACCCAGATCAGTCTGATGGCACAGTATTATCCGACCTATCAGGCAGAAACTCTGCCGGATATGAACCGGCGCCTCCGTCCCTCCGAGTATCAGGAGATCAGGGATTACTTTCTGGACCTCGGTTTTGAAGAAGGTTTTCTGCAGGAACTTTCCTCCGCTTCCTCCGACTACACCCCGGACTTTGAAGGCCGGGGCATCGACAACT